The Trichocoleus desertorum ATA4-8-CV12 genome includes a window with the following:
- a CDS encoding alpha/beta fold hydrolase: MVPTATASVTYPKRNPQARLRLFCFPYAGGNSFIFRPWLNSLPSEVELGAIELPGHGSRMTEPLLTRMTELVEAIASDLLPHLDQPFAFFGHSMGAWVCFELARWLRTNHQPCPVHLFVSGARAAQIPHRKPPIHQLPQAEFVAALRRLQGTPEAVLEHAELMELMLPILRADFAVLETYTYASQAPLPCSITAFGGLQDVDVSEEALQVWQAQTSAGFSHRMLAGNHFFIHSDQTLLLQLLTQELTQILSRLPE; the protein is encoded by the coding sequence TTGGTGCCAACTGCTACGGCTTCTGTAACTTATCCCAAACGCAATCCTCAAGCTCGTTTGCGGCTATTTTGCTTTCCCTACGCGGGGGGGAATTCTTTTATCTTTCGCCCTTGGCTGAATAGCTTGCCCTCAGAGGTTGAGCTAGGCGCGATCGAGTTGCCTGGGCATGGTTCTCGGATGACTGAACCGCTATTAACTCGAATGACTGAGTTGGTAGAAGCGATCGCCTCAGATCTCCTACCCCACCTAGACCAACCTTTTGCCTTTTTCGGACACAGTATGGGAGCTTGGGTCTGCTTTGAATTGGCTCGCTGGTTACGAACAAATCATCAGCCCTGTCCCGTGCATCTGTTTGTATCAGGGGCGCGAGCTGCTCAAATACCCCACCGTAAACCACCGATTCATCAGTTACCTCAAGCAGAATTTGTCGCCGCGCTACGTCGTCTGCAAGGCACTCCAGAAGCGGTACTAGAGCATGCGGAACTCATGGAATTGATGCTGCCAATTCTACGAGCTGATTTTGCCGTTCTCGAAACCTATACTTATGCTTCCCAAGCTCCTCTGCCTTGCTCAATCACTGCATTTGGAGGATTGCAGGACGTAGATGTGAGTGAGGAAGCGCTGCAAGTATGGCAAGCTCAAACCAGTGCTGGCTTTTCTCACCGAATGCTGGCAGGGAATCACTTTTTCATTCACTCAGACCAGACCTTGTTGCTACAACTGCTAACCCAAGAACTCACTCAGATTCTGAGCCGTCTACCTGAATGA
- a CDS encoding response regulator transcription factor has translation MIRVLLVDDQSILRQGLKALLELEPDLDVVGDASNGQVAIQQVETLQPDVVLMDVRMPVMDGVAATKSICQRFPAIKVLVLTTFDDDEYIAEAMRVGAIGYLLKDTPSEELAAAIRAVHKGYAQFGPGIFQKVLSHMGPKPTANASPPAEPLPLPPELSELTPREREVLRLIAAGSSNREIAQTLFISEGTVKNHVTNILNRLNLRDRTQAAIFANAYLTLLNNESDSL, from the coding sequence ATGATTCGCGTCTTACTAGTCGATGACCAAAGTATTTTGCGTCAGGGTTTGAAAGCTCTGCTGGAGCTAGAGCCAGACTTGGATGTAGTGGGAGATGCGAGTAATGGGCAAGTTGCGATTCAGCAAGTAGAAACGCTACAACCCGATGTGGTGTTGATGGATGTGCGAATGCCTGTAATGGATGGGGTTGCCGCCACTAAAAGTATTTGTCAGCGCTTTCCAGCGATCAAAGTCTTGGTGTTGACCACCTTTGATGATGATGAATATATTGCTGAGGCGATGCGGGTGGGAGCGATCGGCTATTTGCTGAAGGATACGCCTTCGGAGGAGCTAGCTGCTGCGATTCGGGCGGTTCATAAGGGATACGCTCAATTTGGCCCAGGCATTTTTCAGAAAGTACTTTCCCACATGGGGCCAAAACCCACCGCGAATGCTAGTCCACCCGCTGAACCATTGCCATTGCCTCCGGAGTTGAGCGAACTCACGCCCAGAGAACGGGAAGTGTTGCGCTTAATTGCGGCGGGTTCTAGTAATCGAGAAATTGCTCAAACTTTGTTTATCTCAGAAGGCACGGTCAAAAATCACGTCACCAACATTCTGAATCGGCTCAATTTGCGCGATCGCACCCAAGCAGCTATCTTCGCCAATGCTTATCTAACGTTACTCAATAACGAGAGCGACAGCTTATAA